In a single window of the Gemmatimonadota bacterium genome:
- a CDS encoding DNA cytosine methyltransferase, whose product MLTDKLTFIDLFAGCGGMSLGLEQADFQPVFVNELNPDALETWMRNRREIAPWIEEYGLSVNDVRKLTKHSKALHDLQAKLDTELGIKAGEIDLLVGGPPCQGFSGIGHRRSYSVAKEDLPANRLFEDMATAIQGLQPKAFVFENVRGLLNGRWTPSGRPGQIWEDVYQTFKSLGTYQIAAQLIYAKDYGVPQNRPRLILVGLRRDISNLPGSESELSNDAVDRGFLPSSIKAEPPHLGELLGDLVDPDYQNGGATEAYPNAATGIQRRFRTPRDGGPVSRKGSAVEEHQYSNHSAKVVEKFEAMLAGDGRVPARFATKKFAQRVLPENWDEGVGPTITATSLPDDYVHFSQPRTLTVREWARLQGFPDWYQFSGKRTTGGLRRAGNPRLGVFDRELPKYTQIGNAVPVQLAYQIGVHLRDILHGKR is encoded by the coding sequence ATGCTGACCGACAAGCTCACGTTCATTGATCTATTTGCTGGCTGCGGCGGAATGTCGCTGGGACTTGAGCAGGCTGACTTCCAGCCCGTTTTCGTCAATGAGCTGAACCCTGACGCCCTCGAAACGTGGATGCGCAATCGAAGGGAAATTGCGCCGTGGATCGAGGAGTATGGACTGTCGGTTAATGATGTCCGGAAACTGACGAAGCACTCCAAAGCACTGCACGACTTGCAGGCGAAGCTTGACACAGAACTCGGGATTAAGGCGGGCGAGATCGATTTGCTGGTCGGTGGCCCACCGTGCCAAGGTTTCTCTGGGATTGGGCACCGGCGATCATACTCGGTCGCGAAGGAAGACCTTCCAGCAAATCGACTCTTCGAAGACATGGCGACTGCGATTCAAGGGCTGCAGCCAAAGGCATTCGTCTTTGAAAATGTCCGGGGCTTGCTAAATGGCAGGTGGACGCCGTCCGGTAGGCCTGGGCAAATCTGGGAAGACGTCTATCAAACTTTCAAGAGCCTAGGGACATACCAGATCGCAGCGCAGTTGATTTACGCGAAGGACTATGGCGTGCCGCAGAATCGCCCGCGTCTCATACTTGTCGGGTTGAGGAGGGACATCAGTAATCTCCCAGGAAGCGAGTCTGAGTTATCGAATGACGCCGTGGACCGCGGGTTCTTGCCGAGTTCGATCAAGGCCGAGCCCCCACATCTGGGCGAACTGCTCGGCGACTTGGTTGATCCGGACTACCAGAACGGTGGGGCCACGGAGGCTTATCCCAATGCGGCGACCGGCATCCAACGGCGTTTTCGAACCCCTCGTGATGGTGGACCTGTTAGCCGGAAAGGCTCAGCAGTAGAAGAGCACCAATACAGCAACCATTCGGCGAAAGTGGTCGAGAAGTTTGAGGCGATGTTGGCGGGCGATGGCCGTGTTCCCGCTCGTTTCGCAACAAAGAAGTTTGCGCAACGCGTGTTGCCCGAGAATTGGGATGAGGGCGTCGGGCCCACTATCACGGCCACCTCGCTGCCGGATGACTACGTTCACTTTTCCCAACCAAGAACGCTGACGGTAAGAGAGTGGGCTCGACTACAGGGCTTCCCTGATTGGTACCAGTTTTCCGGGAAGCGGACAACCGGTGGGCTTCGCCGCGCCGGTAATCCGCGGCTGGGCGTCTTTGACAGAGAGTTGCCTAAGTACACACAAATAGGCAACGCAGTGCCAGTTCAGCTTGCGTATCAGATCGGAGTTCATCTTCGCGACATCCTTCACGGGAAGCGCTAA
- a CDS encoding HEPN domain-containing protein produces the protein MSTSIVAQLHDDFLALTSVIDASVEPSLAITANDVFRKSLLLAAASEFELAITSVITAFAETEAGGSSPLVAFVRSKALARQYHTLFKWDAANANQFFGLFGDEFKRHANAAIGADAALKDAIASFLQLGDERNRLVHQGFGTFVLEKTADEIFAAYARASLFVARLPDLLATCPR, from the coding sequence ATGAGCACGAGCATCGTCGCTCAATTGCACGACGACTTTCTTGCGCTAACTAGTGTGATCGATGCGAGCGTCGAACCGTCTCTGGCGATCACCGCAAATGATGTCTTTCGAAAATCGCTATTGCTCGCTGCGGCTAGTGAGTTTGAGCTTGCGATCACCTCGGTGATCACCGCCTTCGCCGAAACCGAGGCTGGAGGCTCGTCGCCACTCGTAGCCTTCGTGCGCAGCAAAGCGCTTGCGAGGCAGTACCATACACTGTTCAAGTGGGATGCCGCCAACGCAAACCAATTTTTCGGGCTATTCGGCGATGAATTCAAACGGCACGCGAACGCAGCGATTGGGGCTGACGCTGCCCTTAAGGACGCCATTGCGAGTTTTTTGCAGCTGGGCGACGAGCGCAATCGATTGGTTCATCAAGGATTCGGCACCTTCGTCCTCGAGAAAACGGCCGATGAGATATTTGCGGCCTACGCGCGGGCGTCACTGTTCGTGGCGCGATTGCCTGACCTGCTGGCCACGTGCCCGCGATGA
- a CDS encoding DUF262 domain-containing protein produces MSHEMPSSVKEWYDDYAAQEGDDEFDIDEYELTSTPNDFNVLTINSFIESGAVVIPGFQRNYVWDIKRASKLIESLILGLPVPQIFLYEEARNRFLVIDGQQRMMSIYYFMKGRFPRKEKRSELRTIFAERGQIPESVLHDDEYFTPFKLSLPHSLPGRTNKFRNLNYQTLEEYQPQFNLRPVRNIVVKQTKPSDDDSSVYEIFNRLNTGGINLRPQEIRTSLYHSAFYDLLYRINLDPRWRRVVSLPEPDLHMKDVEVLLRGFAMLLEWRNYKPSMARFLNNFSKKAKVFDLAKIDSLNALFDAFLEACKDLPADAFVSTRTRRFSIALFEATFSAIMATAYSGGLPEVGLVSATKLRQLDADPAFIESSEKASADKTNVDKRLARATILLA; encoded by the coding sequence GTGAGTCACGAGATGCCGAGTTCAGTGAAGGAATGGTACGACGATTACGCGGCCCAAGAAGGTGATGACGAATTCGATATTGACGAGTACGAACTTACGTCAACGCCCAATGACTTCAACGTACTCACGATCAATAGTTTCATTGAATCCGGGGCCGTTGTCATTCCTGGTTTCCAGCGAAACTATGTGTGGGACATCAAACGCGCTTCGAAGCTCATCGAATCGCTCATCCTTGGATTGCCGGTTCCTCAGATCTTCCTGTATGAGGAGGCCCGGAATCGCTTTCTCGTCATTGATGGGCAACAGCGCATGATGTCTATCTACTACTTCATGAAGGGGCGCTTTCCGCGCAAAGAGAAGCGTTCAGAGCTTCGGACAATTTTCGCTGAGCGTGGACAGATTCCCGAGTCCGTTTTGCACGATGATGAGTATTTTACTCCATTCAAGCTCAGCCTTCCGCATTCGCTCCCAGGTCGCACAAACAAATTCCGGAATCTGAACTATCAGACGTTAGAGGAGTATCAACCCCAGTTCAACCTGCGCCCAGTTCGCAACATAGTTGTGAAACAGACGAAGCCCAGTGATGATGACTCGTCTGTTTACGAGATCTTCAATCGCCTCAATACAGGTGGGATCAACTTGCGTCCTCAGGAGATCCGCACAAGTCTCTACCATTCCGCATTCTATGACTTGCTCTATCGAATCAATCTGGATCCGCGCTGGCGCCGCGTCGTGAGCCTTCCGGAGCCTGATCTTCACATGAAGGATGTGGAAGTGCTACTTCGGGGGTTCGCGATGTTGCTTGAGTGGCGGAACTACAAGCCATCGATGGCGCGTTTTCTCAATAATTTCTCAAAGAAGGCGAAAGTCTTCGATCTGGCAAAAATCGACTCACTGAACGCTCTGTTCGATGCGTTTCTGGAGGCTTGCAAGGACCTTCCGGCCGACGCGTTTGTGAGCACGCGTACGCGGCGCTTTAGCATTGCGCTCTTTGAGGCGACGTTCTCGGCAATCATGGCCACGGCTTACTCCGGCGGCCTCCCGGAAGTCGGGCTAGTGTCAGCGACTAAACTGCGTCAATTGGACGCCGACCCCGCCTTCATTGAGTCATCAGAGAAGGCAAGTGCGGACAAGACGAACGTTGACAAGCGTCTTGCACGTGCAACAATTCTGCTCGCATAG